A window of the Zeugodacus cucurbitae isolate PBARC_wt_2022May chromosome 4, idZeuCucr1.2, whole genome shotgun sequence genome harbors these coding sequences:
- the LOC105210479 gene encoding sodium-coupled monocarboxylate transporter 1, whose amino-acid sequence MSPLMATLLKLLFLCALAHSSDSLAVPDNNAQRYQQPPAISATAAKPSPPYLLVRGDSTFASSDDALSVLDATDSQAEKRNFDVAAQLLMTMYNEEMRAAESFEEMEQCNNPSHKAVFSGYDYAILLSMLIISLGIGVFYGFFHKSGSSSEDFLLGSGMSIFPVTLSLTTSFITAIELLGNPSEMYLQGTQFVLIVIPMIMVIPVAVKIFYPIYFKMELTSCYEYLGIRFGKEIRILGAVLYVIQMCFYTAVAVLAPAIALSKATGLNTKVAVILIYLVCVFYSSQGGMKAVVIADTFQAVVLAVSLVLVIALGSYYSGNAIEIFNTAADRHRLEFFNFDFDPTTRHTVWSVVIGGFFYWTSLFCTNQASVQKCMSLKSLKLAKVALGFAILGLVIVFLMNFYTGLMIFNHYADCDPLTAGRITASDQLLPFYIISTYEHIYTIAGIFVAGIFAASLGTVASALNSLSAVTCEDLLVNGMNIKITPDKGALYAKWMSLGYGILSFGLVFIVEKLGGVLQATLTLNGLIGGVTLGLFVLGIAFKSANTRGAFYGGLLSLAIVIFIGVMAQIVNVDPVELPLSVEHCDCKVNASSLILPETVETVTLTGFSSWPIFKLSYMWYSMIGTLLTIILGLLISLIVAAVQRHNVLNINSTCEEQVRSKPETPPQFSTEIKVTAKTEPEAAEKSGHINLAIRLDDE is encoded by the exons atgtCCCCACTAATGGCCACTTTGCTGAAGCTCTTGTTCCTTTGCGCCCTGGCGCATAGCAGCGATTCGCTGGCGGTGCCCGATAACAACGCGCAAAGGTATCAACAACCACCAGCGATCAGCGCCACAGCTGCGAAACCATCTCCACCGTATTTACTCGTGCGCGGCGATTCCACATTTGCCTCGTCAGATGACGCGCTCTCTGTTTTGGATGCCACAGACTCACAGGCGGAGAAACGCAACTTTGATGTGGCGGCGCAATTGCTAATGACCATGTACAATGAGGAAATGAGAGCGGCTGAGAGCTTTGAGGAAATGGAGCAATGCAACAATCCCTCCCACAAAGCCGTTTTCTCCGGCTACGATTATGCGATATTGCTCTCTATGTTGATTATATCGCTGGGGATTGGCGTTTTTTATGGCTTCTTCCACAAATCGGGCAGTTCATCGGAAGACTTTCTACTCGGTTCGGGTATGTCTATATTTCCGGTTACACTAAGCTTGACGACGAGTTTTATCACGGCCATTGAGTTGTTGGGCAACCCATCGGAGATGTATTTGCAGGGCACGCAATTCGTGTTGATTG TTATTCCAATGATTATGGTCATACCGGTTGCTGTGAAGATATTCTATCCCATCTATTTCAAAATGGAACTGACAAGTTGTTATGAGTATCTTGGCATACGCTTTGGAAAGGAGATACGTATTTTGGGCGCTGTTCTATATGTTATACAG ATGTGTTTCTACACCGCCGTAGCAGTGCTGGCACCGGCGATCGCACTTTCTAAAGCCACAGGCTTAAATACAAAAGTTGCTgtgattcttatttatttagtcTGTGTCTTCTACTCATCTCAGGGTGGCATGAAGGCGGTGGTAATTGCCGATACCTTTCAG GCTGTCGTTTTGGCCGTCTCCTTGGTGCTAGTCATTGCTTTGGGTAGTTATTATAGCGGTAATGCTATTGAGATTTTCAACACGGCAGCTGATCGACATCGTTTAGAGTTCTTCAA CTTTGATTTTGATCCCACAACGCGGCACACAGTTTGGTCCGTTGTGATCGGTGGCTTCTTCTATTGGACCTCGCTATTCTGCACCAATCAGGCATCGGTACAGAAGTGCATGTCATTGAAATCGCTAAAGTTGGCGAAAGTGGCTTTGGGTTTTGCCATACTCGGACTTGTTATAGTATTCCTCATGAACTTCTACACCGGTCTGATGATCTTCAATCATTACGCTGATTGTGATCCACTAACAGCGGGACGCATCACCGCTTCTGATCAACTATTGCCCTTCTACATCATTAGCACTTATGAACATATCTACACGATTGCTGGCATTTTTGTAGCGGGTATCTTCGCGGCCAGCTTGGGCACCGTGGCGTCTGCGTTGAATTCGCTCTCCGCAGTGACGTGTGAGGATCTACTTGTGAATGGCATGAATATCAAGATTACACCGGATAAGGGTGCGCTGTACGCCAAATGGATGTCTTTGGGTTACGGCATATTATCTTTCGGTTTGGTTTTCATCGTAGAGAAGTTGGGTGGCGTGCTGCAAGCGACTCTCACATTGAATGGTCTCATTGGTGGAGTCACTTTGGGTCTCTTCGTGCTGGGTATTGCTTTTAAGAGCGCCAATACAAGAGGCGCTTTCTATGGTGGTTTGCTGTCGTTGGCTATAGTCATTTTCATTGGTGTGATGGCGCAAATTGTTAATGTGGATCCGGTAGAGTTACCCTTGTCAGTGGAACATTGCGATTGCAAAGTGAATGCCTCCTCTTTGATTTTGCCGGAAACTGTGGAGACAGTGACGCTAACTGGATTTAG TTCCTGGCCAATCTTCAAGCTCAGCTACATGTGGTACTCGATGATCGGTACTTTGCTCACAATAATCTTGGGTTTGCTCATTTCGCTCATCGTTGCTGCTGTGCAACGGCATAATGTGCTCAATATAAACTCGACGTGCGAGGAGCAAGTGCGTAGCAAACCTGAGACGCCACCACAATTCAGCACCGAGATCAAAGTGACCGCAAAAACGGAGCCGGAAGCTGCTGAGAAATCAGGACATATTAATCTGGCTATACGTTTGGACGATGAGTGA